One part of the Anopheles coustani chromosome 2, idAnoCousDA_361_x.2, whole genome shotgun sequence genome encodes these proteins:
- the LOC131263008 gene encoding MAPK regulated corepressor interacting protein 2 — translation MDRNMGRQGQMSISPGIMRRSGMMQSGRDMPPQNHSPYQPKPNHVGPNAAGSMMNNSGSNGPPPSSSAVHPMHPLQQNHQQLHPQSSQLQHSQHDELIRYINEAWHSIITDKSENPAVFYNGVSEPRLPGFTPFDLEGWWGQRLVHQLNISSHAHQ, via the exons ATGGATCGAAACATGGG TCGACAGGGACAGATGTCTATTTCACCGGGAATAATGCGAAGATCCGGAATGATGCAGTCTGGCAGGGATATGCCCCCACAGAACCATTCACCGTATCAACCAAAGCCTAATCACGTAGGGCCAAACGCGGCTGGGTCGATGATGAACAATAGTGGTAGTAATGGGCCACCACCGTCGTCTTCGGCAGTGCACCCGATGCACCCGTTGCAGCAAAACCACCAGCAGCTGCATCCGCAGTCGTCACAGCTCCAACATTCGCAGCACGATGAACTCATTCGATACATCAACGAAGCATGGCACAGT ATAATAACCGACAAAAGCGAGAACCCGGCAGTATTCTACAACGGTGTATCTGAACCACGGTTGCCAGGGTTCACGCCATTCGATCTAGAAGGCTGGTGGGGCCAGCGGTTGGTCCATCAGTTGAATATCAGTTCCCACGCACATCAGTGA
- the LOC131262093 gene encoding E3 ubiquitin-protein ligase CHIP: MSKHMYTTANLSDVELKDQGNRLFTARKYDDAVNLYTKAIIKNSTNATYFTNRALCHIKMKRWETACSDCRRALDMDPNLVKGHFFLGLSLMELESFDEAIKHLQRAHDLAKEQKLNFGDDIASQLRLARKKRWNIQEEKRICQEIELQSYLNRLITEDMENRLAKLKVDDTINEETLKEKVQEIEREGENHMTELNNIFAKVDDRRRKREVPDYLCGKISFELLVDPVITPSGMTYERKDIEEHLQRVGHFDPVTRVKLTQDQLISNYSMKEVVDAFLQENEWALDY; encoded by the exons ATGAGCAAGCATATGTACACAACGGCGAACCTTTCGGATGTTGAGCTGAAGGATCAAGGCAATCGGTTATTCACCGCACGCAAATACGACGATGCTGTAAATCTCTACACAAAAGCGATC ATCAAAAACTCCACGAATGCCACCTACTTCACCAACCGAGCCCTGTGCCACATTAAAATGAAGCGTTGGGAAACGGCCTGCAGCGACTGCCGGCGTGCGCTCGATATGGACCCGAACCTTGTCAAGGGTCACTTCTTCCTCGGGCTCAGTCTGATGGAGCTGGAATCGTTCGACGAAGCGATCAAGCACCTGCAGCGGGCCCACGATCTGGCCAAGGAGCAGAAGCTCAATTTTGGCGATGACATTGCATCCCAGCTGCGCCTGGCACGCAAGAAGCGGTGGAACATACAGGAGGAGAAACGCATCTGTCAGGAAATAGAACTGCAGTCTTATTTGAATAG ACTAATTACCGAGGACATGGAAAATCGGCTAGCCAAGCTGAAGGTGGACGATACGATCAACGAAGAAACGCTGAAGGAAAAAGTCCAGGAAATAGAACGAGAAGGC GAAAATCACATGACTGAGTTGAATAATATCTTCGCCAAAGTTGACGATAGACGGcgg AAACGCGAAGTACCTGATTACCTTTGCGGTAAGATCAGCTTCGAGCTGCTGGTGGATCCCGTCATTACCCCGTCCGGGATGACCTACGAACGGAAGGACATCGAGGAGCACCTGCAACGAGTCGGCCACTTCGATCCGGTGACGCGCGTCAAGCTTACGCAGGACCAACTGATATCGAACTACTCGATGAAAGAGGTGGTCGATGCGTTCCTCCAGGAGAACGAATGGGCACTGGACTATTAA